ATTTCCTAACATTTCAAAGAACGTATGATGATAACTATCACTACCAACAATATTTAAATCACTGTGTTTTCCACCTACTCTAATACATTTTTGTGAATTCACAACTTTTGTAGAAGGTGGATCGTAATATCCTAAGAAAACTCCTTTAAACTATAGAGATTCAATGTTAATAACGGATTAATACAAGCGACTTAGAATTATGTAAACAGATAAACATACTTGATTCATGCCAGCATTAACGAAAGCTGTAGAATGATCGTTAAGTAGAGAAACAGGACTCGAATGAATAATATCGTGTTGtaattcttttgtaaaataatctaaaaattcTTTACGAATTGTATTAGCACTTTTGTACGTAGTTTTCGTACAATGAGATCGTAATAACTTTGGTACACTTATTTTATtcatgttataaaaaaataattgttgcGTATGCATGATaaagatattctttaataaataaaagatataaataaataattattagaatatgaaaaattatattatatatcgatcacAACGAAAATTACGACTCAGGTCCATAGCTTTACGAGCACGTGTAAACACATACATGAACCAATAAGAACTTAGATTATTAGTAAACTAGTGGTATGACGTCATTATGAGCGCCAACTTCGAAATGATGGCAGCATaattcaaattgaaaattatttgccCACATTATATCTTATCAAAATCTATCCAGATAATCGTAAGTTAATAAGTATGAAACTATCAGCAAAAAACTAAAAGTCagatatttgaaaaacttTTGGTCACATgcacgaatatatttttaagaacatcattaaaaaattggttatctattttttataaagtatctagaagtttgaaataaatcaaatttacgGTTATAGAAATACAATGGATAAcgaaaacattattaataacaaagacgttcttcaaaaaaataatgataaattttccAATGTCGTTAAAACATTAACGACATCGTCGGTCTCACGTACGACTAATCAACGAcactcgatcgataaaaatacattggaagaaaaaataacatgcAGTTCTAAATATGCAACTTGTTATAAGCTGAAAGTAAAacgatttcaaaatatatcaataatttttcaatactttTACACGATAAATTCATGTCAGCTTTATCTCTTGTAGGATACTGGGAAAATGCATTTACGAGTGCAGACTtatctcgagaaaaaaaagatttcaaagcTGTTCGACTTCCTAATTGGTCATCTTCTTGTAGAGGAATCACCCGATCCAATTCAATACCTAGAAAAACTTCTTAAGGAATGCTTACTGTACAGATCGGGCGTGAAAGAGCCgccattattatttaaaacaaggtagatatatatatatatattcgtattctCCTTTATACCAGCATTACTTTAGATTTTGAAACGTAGGCACATTAGAAGTATATTTCAATCGCTTGGTCCAGACAATTGCAATAccatttctttaaataaatatataaccgGCATGACTATATTAGGCATCTGTGATTACGAACCAAATCCTTTCGAGTGTATGCCTGGACATGTGCATTGGCATACATTCAAAACAGAAGCGTAAGTATgacgacgattattatttaaagaattttttttatatatgtattgttataaaacatcagattgatatataatagaatatatgatACGTAATACAAACTTAAAATTTCTTAGaagataatgttaataatttacttgaacaattattatcgtatatatacagaaaaaaatgtttggaaAAAACTCTTGACGATATAATCGGCAAGAATGACATATAAAAAACTACCGAGCTATTCATATTCTTTGCATCAACATACGGAATACAAATTCAAAAAGTTTGATTGAAAGGCGCCAATTCAAAcatatttaaatcgattcaGAGTAGTTACAAATTTTTCCGCTGAGTGGCGTTTCGTCAAGTGTAAGACCCTTTCCCCCCCCACCATCCTACCTTATACGTCAGTTACATTTGTCGTGTGTATCGCACAAGTAGTAGCATCGGGTGCCATTGTGTCGAACAGCTCCGTCGAGTAAACTAGTGTCTGTATTTGCGCATAAGAGAACTATTATatacgaaggaacgaagagaTAATTTGAGAGACAAGGCGTAtcgtataaagaaagaagacgagcTTTATTGTAAACACAGTTTCGACGATTATACATAAAACGTACTTTGAAGCAAGAAACATATCCTCGATCGTGTTGTACGCAATACACACGTGCGTTTGCCTCGAGCTTGAtcactatatatacacaatgcGATGATCGCCGATGATACGCAACGAAATCATAAAGAAACTCTTTCGCGCGTCAACGAACACGAAACGAGCGTACGGAAAGGAGCCAACGACTTTCGAGAGAACGCCTAATACAACGGTACAACCTGTTAGTCGCTTCTAGACCCGTCTTCTAAAATCAACATTGGAATGGACCACCCACTTCACGGACTAACTCTACGTATCTAAGAATCTTTAGAAAAGTAAGGGCAGTTCAAGGGGACAATTTTTCAAGGAGAAATCACGGACgagttttagaaaaaatgCAAATGTCGTTGTCGAGGGACTCGAAAGGACAGCCGTAACGAGCGTCGTCAGCAGCTAcagtaatacatacatatcaatagaaaaggagatcaaataaggaaaaaaaaaaagaaagaaagaaagaaagaaagaaaacgaaaaaaagaaaaacaaaacgaagaaagaagacaacTCGAGAAAGATGAAAGTAATCGGTCCTTCTCGTTTTGCGACGTTGACATTGTCCCTTATCTTCCTCGTAGGCGGTATAATACCTACAGTACCATCGCAGGAGCATGCCGCCCTTCTGCCTGCCGACGAGTGCGATTGGATCGGAAGGTTAGTggttatttcttcttttcgcttctcttcatcttcctcttcatctttctcttcgtcttcttcccgCGCTGCCGATTTTCGATCTTCTTTCGTGAGTTCGTTCCGTCTCACTTAAGCTCGTTCCCcttcttatttgtttctttctttctttctttctttctttctatctatcctcTTTGCGATTCCGTTGCCTAGCACGTTCTCCTTGGCATCGTAAACCACCTTATTTGGTAGCTTTCGGATATATCTGGATATATCTTTGCGTTTTATATAAAGATGCGAAGATTCttgatttattcttctttcgaataaaatcgttatAAGCGTATCAAGTTTTTTTCCCTGAGAGGAATACAAGgtgaatttattttgtaattttctttttttttttttttgttattcttatttttcgtcttttctctttttgttctttttatgtattctctctctctctctctctctctctctctctctctctctctctctctctctctctctctttctctctctctttttttcttaatatttatgtagaGAATATATAGAGTTAACTCTATCGACAACGTCGATACTTTCTAACATTTTTACGTCTACGAACGTCACACGTGACAAgcacgatttatttatatccgtTTAGTTTCGATATATATTCACTCACGAATTTTTGAACGATTTTAAACTATTAGTTTGTTGGAAAGGtggaagataaaagataatactGCGTATCGTTATATAATTCGGCTCACGAATTATtatagattagaaaaagaattatataagatttaatCAACAATTCAATATACAACCTAATCGAAATGTCACGTTTTACGAGAATCATTTATCATTAGTGGCAACAGTCAATAGATTATAATAGAGACAAAAGTAcgttataagaaagaaaaacgaccGTTTATAACTGTTATGATGAGTTTGCTCTAGTTCCGTCTCTGATCTGGATCATAGCGATTCGCTCTTGTTTCAATTCGATTATCGAGCCGAGGATCGTACCGTTTGTATCAGAGAATATAGCAATCTTTCtctattgatatttaaaaaaagaaaacaagttcTATCTCTAaagattcatttaatttttagtcCCTCCGACTTTTATGGAATCCGATTTTCAATGTAGAAACGAATTTTACAACTCTAgtcatttatcttctttttatttctttattttttttttttttttttttaggatacTTATATTAAGGTGAacacgtttcttttattaatcttctatctcatgaatttttattcgattacgaTTAGTTAAACGAAAATGACAAactattcacatatatatatgtatatactatacatacgccattttttttttttttgtaatgaaCGATTATAATCGCAAAACATCTATATGTTTGTTTagtatcgttgaaaataatgttagaaaattattcggaatggaagaaaaatgaataaacgatttattttaatagttgtctaaaaataatatgatacgacaaaattataaatctttcgaaTCCGTTATAAgaatgtaagagaaaaatgcCCGTTAGTCGTTGGCCGACGCGTCCGTTAATGCGTTTGCACATTAACGTTTGTTTACACCGTATTCAATGTCGATGCTATCGCGATTTATTCTCGTGAAGATTATTAACCTTCTCGCGAGTTGCGCTTGACGGATTTTCGCAGTTTTTCGCACTAACTAGCAATTTCCCAGAAGAGAATCCGTAATTAACATCGTCGCACCTTACGTATATACcatttcgtataatttatcaGTAGCGAGAAAGTCGCGTAATCTCGTCGAATGTTTCCATGTTTTACAtggaaaaatatacatttaatgttttcacttatatatctttctcttttctttttccttgagaAAAACCAAATGAAAAacagagataaataaataagactgAAACTAAGCTACATAAGACTCGGTACCAGATTcaatcttatttatatttgatcttGTTCAAAACCATCAAACGCATACAACcaaatttaatacatatacaatttctaaagaatttaattacatttaataaatatctataactAACGTAGTTTCTTTAGTTGCTGGTTTACTTACaaaatgaaacattattttttgatattgcATATTCATATTATCGAACAGAAGATTTCTTatcctataaatataaaagacgtAATCGCAATagtttaattcaaaaaaaaatccaagTTTAATTAACCTAGTTTAACAAGAATATACAACATTATCCTAAAAACCGGCATTGCAGATAGGAATCTTATTTCTGCTCTGTTAAATCGTTGGAGCGTTTTAGAAAGAATATGAGTGAAGTTGTAATATCGGAGATTACTGTGACGAGAACTAGCCATCTCTgacttcgtcgtcgtcgtcatcgtcgtcatcgtcgtcatcgtcgtcgtcatgtTGTCGTTGGCAATGTGGCTAAGCGCGAAAGTATGCatcgaatcgaatgaaattcatGAGGACGGCGCGGCAGCTAGCCGGACGAGCGGGACTGCGAAGGACTACCAGCTTCtgcgtatacacacatacatacacttatATTCGTCTTACTCTTTGTTCATCACGCTTGTTCctcatgtatatgtatacacatacatatacatatacatacgatataaCCAGTTAAGCATTTACATGGAATTACTTCTTAggctatttaaaaatataaaatatctataaaaaaaaattaatcaattttaatgagAGATATAACAAGAAACTTGATCTTCCTGTAATATCATTAGTTGCAAAGATTTCTAttgcatttcttttatttatttatttatttatttatttattttttttgacaTGATCTATTTGTGTTACTGTTATCTTATATTTGAAGGTTGGTTCAATAatcttaattagaaatatatatatacatatatatgtttatgtatcaataacgaaagaaaagtaaaaaaatagaagctTATATCGGTTACTACGTTTCaacgatcgaattttaattcgataccACTATTCTTTGGAGTATCCGACAAAGGATTAATCTACTactaatacgtatatatatttacatatttcatgGCACTTTTCGAGacagttaaaaaaatattcgggCTGTTGCCATTTCATTACACGTCCATGACTTCATGAACTTTTTATAACGTCGAATGACGTCACTGGATATCCGCGTTCTTCGATACagatcatacacacacacacacacacacacattatatatataccatataaaatctgtattttataaatatatttgtacacATCGACTCGTTATCGCTTTATGTTATTTCGTATGTTTAAGCAGACTATGCGACATTCTAGTCATACGGGCAGTATTTGATGCTAACAACCAAGGCGTTTACATGAAACACTGTAAGACTGAAACTCGAGACGCCGCCGAATTCACGCTCGAAAGGGTTTACGGTAATTCAAGACACTTTGTCAGGACAGTCTCTTTTCTAAAACTCGTCGTGATTGCTtcatacagaaagaaagaaagaaagaaagaaaggaaaaaaagaagaaatgaaatggtTCGGATACGTTGCTAGTAATCCGTTGAAAAGAAGCTTtccaagaagaagagagaaagaggaagaagagaagaagatttaTTTGATCGTTCCTCGAGATCGTTATCTGCGCGCCCACGTGCTTTTTACGTCAGAATAGAAGCATACATTACTTAAACTTAGGATATACTCGTCAACGAAACGAGCTTGTCGCGTCTTTTCTTATAGAATATATGTTCTACGTTGTCTAGTACTTTATCCAAAAATATACATGatacgtgtgtatacatatttgttgCGTTCACGGATTTACATTCGATATAACGGATTCGAGAATCGTATCGATAAGTATAGAAGCTGAGACTTATCCGGTtttgtacgaaagaaaaatgtcgatcTCTTTTCATATACAACTCGAATACCGTTTCGGTTCATAAAACTGGCAAATAGAAACGGCGATAGAGGCGATAATAAGTTTTTCACCTATGTTGCTGGTAGAgcttagagaaagagaaagagagagaaaaagagagaaagggaaagagagagagagagagagagagatcggtcCATGTTACCTTGTACTAGTGGAGTATAAAAGGGGTGGGGTAAGGGAAGAAAAGTCGTTGGTCTTAACAGAATGCTATACCCGTCGTACGCCTTACGGAAACCTGTTTCCGCTTCTGCGACAAAGAGGCGAGGAAAGGGGAACGTGCCCGGCTGTCTATACACACCGTTCTGCTTTACCGTACGTGTCAGTCTTGTCTAAAAGAGGGTAAGTGAGCGTGGTAGCCGCACGAAGCAGCGCCGACTATGGCTATGGAGGCGCGTGGCCCACTCCACgccttctctcttcgtttcttatacttctctttttctctttctctgccttctctttctctctgtatatatatatatatgtgtgtgttttttttttagaccagtctactctatctctttctttctttctttcttatttttcttcgtatactCATACATATCTCCTTCTCACTTTGCATATAGGTATATGCTCCATATTTAGACACACTTTTCAACCGACTCTAGATTACATTCGTTTGTAGGGCCGTCCTTGGACACtcaatttctatatttattcctATTTATCTCGAGTGTGCCTCTCCCTttccaaatattatattttatcacgaAAGTCTCTTTAAACaagacttttctctcttatcttatCGGCCATCTTTATTGTTTTCACGTAGAGAACGTGATATTTGttgaatattatatcgattaaaatttttcgatgGTACAGGCATAGAGATCGTAGAACACATTTAATTCTTAATAGATCAGATAATTTATTGTCTTGAgggaatacatttttttttctttctttcttttttttttttttttcattatacatttattctgTACGTATTCGGAATGAAAATTGAATGGACGTGAATTTGCGAGAGAGGAATCGAATTGAGTTTGCTTTGTATACGCGAAACAAACTCGACGAAAATAACTGGACTGTCGATGTTTGTAATATGTGGTTTACGACTCGCAGCAATTCCAATTTGAATGGATATATTCGGGTTATCCTATCTTCTGAAGTCTAAACGTAATTTATAccatttttgaataaatacaaaatattttgaaaatatacgtAACACAGAGATAAACTTATGATCGATTTCCTTATGaagttttcgatcgattcagtcattattttcttctaaattacaacgtcgaatattttaacaaattttcaagaCTTCGTCACATTCAATCACTTCCCAAGCACACCAGTTGAAccataaaatattgaaagaaaataatacaaaatatgttGTCGTCGGATacagaagataaaagaaaagctttgttttcgttttagCGGTGGAGGTGGTCGGGGTGTACGACCCGTTTATCTTCGATGTTCAAGAGGGACCGTTTTATGGCGTTATCCTCGAGGAGCCTTGAGGATAGTCTTATCAGTGGCTGCAGCAATAAGCAGTTCAGCGATTGGATCTCGATCTGGTACTGCAGGTGTCCTTTTGGCAAACGGAAACGGAGTTAACGAAACTGGACCCAAATCCAAGTCCGGATCAAGTGGTTTTCGTGTTTGCGTTAAGGCTTCCGGTCCAACAAGAATATATTTGGAAAGCAACGGTACGCTTAGGCCAGTTTATTCTCCGCGAGACGGAAAAAACGAGGCCTCTCATCGTTGTTTCTATACGAAAAAACAACGTACAGCTCTTTACGTCGAGGCTGACGAGCTCACCGCAAATAATAATCGCGCGAAGTTACAATACGACGTCGAGCCGTTCGTTGTTAATCATAGCACACCGGACGAGTCCGACGAGGAGGCGGAATGTAGACCTTGCTCAATGGAGGAACTCGCTGAGGCTTATTGTCAGAGTGACCTTGTTGCTAGAGGTACCGTCACCGCTGTTCAAAGGAAGCCCGAACTCGAAGCTGccgaattaatttttaggATAACGAAGACTCTTCATAGAGTCGAGGAAACTGAGgtaatccttttttctttgtagacTTAAAAAGTCAACATTTTCAATGGAGCTTGAACAAATTCGTAAGACGTATTCTGGAAGCAGAGTCCTTCGACCGAGATAGTTTTGTCTCATGTACATACGAAGCATCAGTTTCCAAAGAAGAATTGTTCTGTTCTCCATATGTGAGCGAATGCGTTAAAACACAGTCCTTTGATACAACATATACGTAGATTCAAACTGATATCAAATCAAGTCTGAACGGTTCTGTTGAAGAtaagttgaaagaaaaaccaaTTAGAACAAGTTGTTGTGTGAAGTATAAGTTTCCAAGTAAACATTGTTCTGATCCTTATATGTTACTACTAACATTCTCATGTGTTTGTTCTTGTTTGACTTGTTTCTTAACAGACCAACGAGGTGTTCTCCATTCTTCCGAATCCTCATCTCGAAAAGAGCATCCGTGTAAGAGTTTCCTCTGCTTGTGACGCTCGACACGGCCAGGGTGAATTCGTAATAATGGCTCGTAGAAGACTCGGCGACCTTACTCTTGTTTGTGCACCAAGACTGGAAACTTGGGCCGAAGCCGTGCGCGAATCGATCACTGCACCATGTCTGCTAAAAAGCTAGCGGTTGAAAGACTATCGGCATGCTCTCATCAATCTCCTCTTATCATTgcaattatatgtataaagctTTTTTCCACCACTAGATATCGGAATCGTACGAGTTCCAAAAATAGTTTCAGTAAGCACAACGCTGTATGTGTCTATGATGTAGGAAGAAACACAAGAAGAGATAAACGTGCTAACGCGTATCATTTGAGATTTTGAAGATCACACAAAATCACGGTTTATCTTacagattatttatatttttttacgagcgTGTGCTTACCGGGATAATTCTCAAAAGAATATTGAGAAGGATTTACAATCTTTatctgtatctatatataagatatatatttttatctatatatatagaatatattttatacgatgtACACGCCTTACACGAGTAAGTGTACTTCGTGCGCAAGATGTCGATCTCTAAACTgtgatattattcttttataggAGGAATAACGTGACGCATATATTATCttaatcaataaatttctACTAAACTAGCCTGTTTATCATCTTTAACATCGTACGTAATAgaagagcaaaaagaaagtatGCTCACTTCTGTATTCTCGAAGgaactttattttcctttacgCGAGAGCTTCCGCTGAGTAGCTATGATCTCTATCCATATATTCGCTTTGATAATCGTTTATTGTTTGTTTGCATTACATACGGTATCATCGCTTCGAACTTAACGCAATACAATTGACAGGTCTGCAAtcgtattatttcataataaggAACTTATACAAATTAGAATCGAAGTGAATTTCAAAGATGAAATAACCGCAAGAAGACgttgttgtttttataaaacgtatGTATAATGACGTCAAAAGAATTGTGCACAAATCATCACGTGCTATTATCATAAATACGTCCGCAAAGTAGTTCTCTATCTTTTACATGTCGTGTAGAAACATTTCTATGTTCGGACTTTCACTCGACCAATTTCCTTTAACTGCAAGTAGCACGAGGTATTCTTTCATAGCAAACGCTCACTATCGACTTTCAAATCGAGTTTTAGTGAGGCTTGTATATAAGTACACGTAAAAGAGTTATCTTTATTgattcttcaattttttgtttattttgtataacagaaatatttgaaaattgttattttttatttttccaccttgaatattaaatatagctCCTGCTTTCAATTAATTCAACAAGTAATGAAACGTATTTGTTAATCttgtaaatttgtattaatagagagttaatatgaaatattattttagtaaaaaaaatatatatttatatacttatttaatttcacAATACAATACTTAGTATTTCTTCCAAAATCATACTTATTATTTACCGTtgctctttaaaaatatatttttgcatCGATTGAACTTTCAAGGTGGACTAATTACAGatcagtttttttctttctttctttctttccttttttttttttattgtatataattaaaacgtttcTTCGACTACAACATTACTAATCCTTTTATAATTGCAcggtaataaaatatagacatcaaatttaaaaatctatgCAAAAATTTACATCTTGTGAATACATTTGCGCTTATTACACGTCGTTCAAAAAGATTTACGTTGTGACATAAGGATAATTTGGACATAGTGATATAACAAGGTCATCCATGTTCGGTAAAACGACAATTTTTTCGAATTCTCGGAGCAATTTAGTTTCGATCCATTTTGTCACATAAccgatatttaatattctttcgcCTACAGCAGGTGTTACAGTAATCGAAATTCTCGGTGTTGGCTTAAAACCATACCAAAGCCGATCAG
The Vespula pensylvanica isolate Volc-1 chromosome 4, ASM1446617v1, whole genome shotgun sequence DNA segment above includes these coding regions:
- the LOC122628709 gene encoding meteorin-like protein isoform X2, with amino-acid sequence MKVIGPSRFATLTLSLIFLVGGIIPTVPSQEHAALLPADECDWIGSGGGGRGVRPVYLRCSRGTVLWRYPRGALRIVLSVAAAISSSAIGSRSGTAGVLLANGNGVNETGPKSKSGSSGFRVCVKASGPTRIYLESNGTLRPVYSPRDGKNEASHRCFYTKKQRTALYVEADELTANNNRAKLQYDVEPFVVNHSTPDESDEEAECRPCSMEELAEAYCQSDLVARGTVTAVQRKPELEAAELIFRITKTLHRVEETESLIHINTPCLDTVEPILSENDLWIKTYRESIVVGYI
- the LOC122628709 gene encoding meteorin-like protein isoform X1: MKVIGPSRFATLTLSLIFLVGGIIPTVPSQEHAALLPADECDWIGSGGGGRGVRPVYLRCSRGTVLWRYPRGALRIVLSVAAAISSSAIGSRSGTAGVLLANGNGVNETGPKSKSGSSGFRVCVKASGPTRIYLESNGTLRPVYSPRDGKNEASHRCFYTKKQRTALYVEADELTANNNRAKLQYDVEPFVVNHSTPDESDEEAECRPCSMEELAEAYCQSDLVARGTVTAVQRKPELEAAELIFRITKTLHRVEETETNEVFSILPNPHLEKSIRVRVSSACDARHGQGEFVIMARRRLGDLTLVCAPRLETWAEAVRESITAPCLLKS